Below is a window of Candidatus Trichorickettsia mobilis DNA.
GAAGAAACCTCTAGAGGTTTAGAGTGGTTTGCTGATGCAGATGAATTTGGCAATATAATACAAAATAAACATAAAAGTGATGTTGGTAGATTAATAGAATGGAAAGATTTAAACGGAATTAAATAACGATGTAACCTATGAAAATTTTCTCTCCAGAAAGAATATTTTATAATTATTCTGAGAACGATATTAATCTTGAAGCAGTAAAAAATCTTTCTTACATTATTGCAGAAGAAGACGAGGACTTGAAGTTGCTCACGTTTCAAAAGTTTAAAAATCTTTTCTACAAGATTGTAGATAAAAAAGCGTCTATTATCTTCAAAGATTTTCAAAATAAAAGCATGTTTTTTTATTCTTGGTTTGATACATCTAAAATATCTTTCAGCCTTGTATCTTCAGTATATAAGAGGTTGCCTTTTGAAACTGAAATAATATTACAATCAAACTTAAGGTGTATATTTGATGACTTTATAAATTTTCAAGTAATTTCTTTCAATGATATGCAAGAAATTACTTATGAAGAGAGCTTACACGAAGAAGAATCTCATCAGGTTCAAGTTTTTGCTATAGAGTTACCAGCTAAAAAGGTATTATTTCGATTTGATTATTAATTAGATTAAAGTCGTGTAAGAAAAATATCCGGAGCTTGCAGTAGAAGCGCAAGAACAAATCGAGACGCTTGCATATTTTACATACCAGCAATACCAGCAGCGACCGGAAATTGCACCACAACCGCAATTGGCAATGACCCAAGTTGCGATGATGGGAGTTGCAACTCTAGAGCTTGGCACTTACCTGATCAATACGGCAATAACAGCAGCTGCAGCCTGGCAGCTTAGTGGTGGTATTGAGCTGGACAAAATTGCTGCGGTTTTTCTTTCCTCAAGTGAAAATGAGCATTATAATCAGATAATTCTGGAGAAGCGCAAACTTGAACAAACCCAACCTCCTCAGGTAGGTAAGTTCAAGGATTCCACTATCTCAGGTATGCCCGACCCGGATGATGAAGAGCATAAGGTTGGCCAGAGAAAATTTAATTGTGAAAAAGCTGAAAGCCCAGTCTGGAGAGAGTTGCAGAATTATAAGAAAGATATTAAAACGAATGGCTTAAGTGGAAAGGATAGAAGATATTATAAATGGGATCATTTGCACAATGAGATCGAAATGTATGATCGTAATGGTAATCCTATAGATGCATAGGTATACGAAAACCGAAATAATTATTGACGAATTTAACAAAACTCTATACTATGCAGATCTAGCCACATATTAGAAAAGGTTAGGCCTAATGGCATTATGTTATAGAAATTTTTTTCGTTCATTTCTTGCTAATTTTCAAAATTATTCCTTAATACATCTAAAATTCAACAAATTTTTTTCCAAAATCTCAGTAGAATTTCAAAATAAACCTACTAAATTTATCAATTACATTTGGCCAATTAACTCTGCTGAATTACCGAAATTTTTATCCATAACCTTGTTGATGTTTTGTATTTTATGTATCCAGAATCTAATTCGAGCTTTAAAAGATAGTATAGTCAATACCATGATTGGTCCGGAAACCATTTCATTCCTAAAATTCTGGGGAGTTATGCCAGCTGCATTCTGCTTTACTATAGTTTACGTCAAATTAGTAAGCAGTATTAAAAGTGAATATATTTTTTATCTAATAATATCCTTATTCTTAACATTTTTTGCTTTATTCGCTTTCTATATTTTTCCAAATCATCAATTACTGCATTTAAGCACAGATCATGCTCAACAGTTAATTAGTAACTATCCTAATTTTAAGTGGTTTATATTGTTATTATCAAATTGGAGTTTTTCATTATTTTATATAATTGCAGAATTATGGCCCAATGTGGTCTTTGCTTTATTATTTTGGCAATTTGTCAACACTATCACCAACGTTGAAGAATCAACAAGATTTTACCCATTATTTGGTTTGTTGGGTCAAACAGGACTTTATGTTTCCGGACAATTTTTATCTAATTTAGCAGATATTAACCAATATTTTGCACTACAATTTAATTTATCACTTTTATTGGATCATGTTTTATCAATACAGATAATATTAATTACCGTACTGATCTTAGGAATCATCGCATTATTTATATTCTGGTTACTGAACCATAAAATATTAGAAGCCTCTGCTGTTGAGCAATTAAAATTTAAGCCCGGTAAGATTCAGGTGGGGTTAAGAGAAAGTTTAAGAATGGTATTATCTTCACGATATATCATGTTAATTACTATTTTACTGGTCTGTTATGGGTTAGCAATTAATTTGGTAGAAGGACCATGGAAAGCAATGGCAGCCAAGGTTTATACTACGCCCACAGAATTTGCTAGTTTTGTTGGTGGTTACCTGAAATATACCGGTATTTTTACCGTGGGTTTTGTAATACTAGGGTCAAGCATAGTGAGAACACTAGGCTGGTATACTGCTGCTATCATTACACCCATAATGGTGTTGGTTACTGGTTTGTTATTTTTTACTATTGCTAATTTTCAAGTTGCAGCAACGTTAATAGTAGCTACTTTTGTTTTCACTGATCCTGCAGTTATGGCAGTAACTATCGGTGCTATCCAGAATGTTCTCAGCAAATCCAGTAAATATACTTTATTTGATTCCACCAAAGAAATGTCTTATGTACCTCTAGACGATGATTTAAAAACCAAAGGTAAAGCAGCAGCTGATGTTATCGGTACTAAAATTGGTAAATCAACTAGTGCGTTACTACAGTCGTTAATTTTTATGATTCTACCAACTGCTAGCTATCAATCAATCTCAATTTATTTAATGATGATCTTTACCATGGTCTGTGTTTTGTGGATTTGGGGTGTAGGGGAACTAGATACAGAATATAAGACAGTAATAGAAAAAACAAATAAATAAAGTTTAATATTTTTGTTGCATTATTCATATTATTATATTATATATAATTATATAAATATAAAATATGGTAAATGTTATGAAAAGAAAGCAAAAACACACTAATCCAAAACAAAAGATATAGATATCAACTTGTTAGCATCAGCGTTTACAGTGTTGGTTAGAAATCAAAG
It encodes the following:
- a CDS encoding Npt1/Npt2 family nucleotide transporter, coding for MALCYRNFFRSFLANFQNYSLIHLKFNKFFSKISVEFQNKPTKFINYIWPINSAELPKFLSITLLMFCILCIQNLIRALKDSIVNTMIGPETISFLKFWGVMPAAFCFTIVYVKLVSSIKSEYIFYLIISLFLTFFALFAFYIFPNHQLLHLSTDHAQQLISNYPNFKWFILLLSNWSFSLFYIIAELWPNVVFALLFWQFVNTITNVEESTRFYPLFGLLGQTGLYVSGQFLSNLADINQYFALQFNLSLLLDHVLSIQIILITVLILGIIALFIFWLLNHKILEASAVEQLKFKPGKIQVGLRESLRMVLSSRYIMLITILLVCYGLAINLVEGPWKAMAAKVYTTPTEFASFVGGYLKYTGIFTVGFVILGSSIVRTLGWYTAAIITPIMVLVTGLLFFTIANFQVAATLIVATFVFTDPAVMAVTIGAIQNVLSKSSKYTLFDSTKEMSYVPLDDDLKTKGKAAADVIGTKIGKSTSALLQSLIFMILPTASYQSISIYLMMIFTMVCVLWIWGVGELDTEYKTVIEKTNK